A section of the Clostridium sp. TW13 genome encodes:
- the cytX gene encoding putative hydroxymethylpyrimidine transporter CytX, producing MTKEKTSLLNNSLLWFGAAISIAEILTGSLIAPLGFSTGVTAIVLGHFIGCILLYFAGLIGSKSGMASMESGRISFGEKGSYLFSILNILQLIGWTAVMVISGAKALDTITGSIINYHNEWLWCILIGLLIIIWIVVGIKNLGKLNLFAVGGLLVLCGILAAIIFKGNKVYSSSDVMSFGTAVELGVAMPLSWLPLIADYTSKADKPKAANAISVISYFIGSNFMYIIGLGAALYTGTTDISQILVSAGLGIAGVIVVLLSTVTTTFLDVYSAAISALNINKNLNEKFITILVCIIGTVIAMFTPIEQYQDFLYFIGSVFAPMITILITDYFILKHTQVTESVNISNIIVWIIGFIVYRKFIQLDTPLGSTVPVMIVVSILCLLVNYFKKIIRK from the coding sequence ATGACTAAAGAAAAAACTTCTCTATTAAACAATTCTTTATTGTGGTTTGGAGCTGCAATTTCTATTGCAGAAATATTAACAGGTTCACTTATTGCCCCACTGGGTTTCAGTACAGGAGTAACCGCAATTGTTTTAGGTCATTTTATTGGCTGTATTCTTTTATACTTTGCAGGACTTATTGGGTCTAAAAGTGGAATGGCCTCTATGGAATCTGGGAGAATCTCTTTTGGTGAAAAAGGCTCATACCTATTTTCAATTCTAAATATTCTTCAACTAATAGGTTGGACTGCTGTTATGGTTATTAGTGGTGCAAAAGCTTTAGATACTATAACTGGTTCAATTATAAATTACCATAATGAATGGTTATGGTGTATACTGATTGGTTTGCTAATAATAATCTGGATAGTTGTAGGAATTAAAAATCTAGGCAAACTTAACTTATTTGCAGTTGGTGGTTTATTAGTATTATGTGGTATTCTCGCTGCAATAATTTTTAAAGGAAATAAAGTTTATTCCTCAAGTGATGTAATGAGCTTTGGAACTGCTGTTGAGCTAGGTGTAGCTATGCCATTATCTTGGCTGCCACTAATAGCTGATTATACAAGTAAGGCTGACAAACCTAAAGCCGCAAATGCCATTAGCGTTATTTCTTATTTTATAGGTAGTAACTTTATGTACATTATTGGGTTAGGAGCTGCATTATATACTGGTACCACAGATATATCTCAAATCTTAGTTAGTGCTGGACTTGGAATCGCTGGGGTAATAGTTGTACTACTTTCTACAGTTACTACTACATTTTTAGATGTATATTCAGCTGCCATAAGCGCACTTAATATAAATAAAAATTTAAACGAAAAGTTTATAACAATTCTTGTTTGTATCATCGGAACTGTTATAGCAATGTTTACTCCAATTGAACAATATCAAGATTTCCTTTACTTTATAGGTTCAGTGTTTGCACCTATGATTACTATACTAATTACAGATTATTTTATATTAAAACATACACAGGTTACAGAATCAGTTAATATATCCAATATCATTGTGTGGATAATAGGATTTATTGTATATAGAAAGTTTATTCAATTAGATACGCCTTTAGGCAGTACTGTTCCTGTAATGATTGTTGTTTCTATTTTATGTTTACTCGTTAATTATTTTAAAAAAATTATCCGCAAATAA
- a CDS encoding MFS transporter has protein sequence MYKNLVKNKSFMLLSLGGFISAIGDYMYYVAITIALYDMTKSVMSIALMWLSRAVLRIPVQYLAGIMTDRYNKKKIIFYANSISSIIAFLFIFADNNRIWLAYILAFLLQSLNDLDESSESAILPELVIKEELPYANSVFSVLQSICTFLSPALAGVIYKVYGSNILFVINAISFLIAGVLFSFIKYTHCTVGNSISKFEIFKSGAEGFKIILKYTDIKNMLVVVSMIAVLGRFYETYKVVIADVQLRIGSDGIIYFDYAFAIGGLLVPLILKWLSKYKQIKIFIIASLITGIGFLIFGYSNQFIFTFIVLILVGIVQTIQGIYSRSIIQKEIPQEYIGRVFSFYKILLTAFAILGLIIADPLYKALGAGNSFFIIVLVLLIICVKQLLHKDNNCNSNSNLEKRNL, from the coding sequence ATGTATAAAAACTTAGTTAAAAATAAAAGTTTTATGCTATTGAGTTTAGGAGGATTTATTTCAGCTATTGGGGACTATATGTATTATGTAGCCATAACAATTGCACTCTATGATATGACCAAATCTGTAATGTCAATTGCATTAATGTGGCTTTCAAGGGCAGTGTTGAGAATTCCGGTTCAATATTTAGCAGGCATAATGACAGATAGATATAATAAGAAAAAAATCATTTTTTACGCAAACTCAATCAGTTCAATAATAGCATTTCTATTTATTTTTGCAGATAACAATAGAATTTGGCTTGCATATATATTAGCTTTTCTTTTACAGTCACTAAATGATTTAGATGAAAGTTCTGAAAGTGCAATTCTTCCAGAGTTAGTTATAAAAGAAGAATTACCATATGCTAATTCTGTATTTTCAGTTTTGCAATCTATATGTACATTTTTATCTCCAGCTTTGGCAGGCGTAATTTATAAAGTCTACGGAAGCAATATATTATTTGTAATTAATGCAATAAGTTTTCTTATAGCAGGAGTTTTATTTAGCTTTATAAAATATACACACTGCACTGTAGGCAATAGTATATCTAAGTTTGAAATATTTAAGAGTGGAGCAGAAGGATTTAAAATTATATTAAAATATACAGATATAAAAAATATGCTTGTAGTTGTTAGCATGATTGCGGTTTTAGGAAGATTCTATGAAACTTATAAGGTAGTTATAGCAGATGTGCAATTAAGAATAGGTTCTGATGGGATAATTTATTTTGATTATGCTTTTGCAATAGGAGGTCTATTAGTTCCTTTAATTTTAAAGTGGCTATCAAAATATAAACAAATAAAAATATTTATAATAGCCTCATTAATAACAGGAATAGGTTTTTTGATTTTTGGATATTCCAATCAGTTTATATTTACATTTATAGTTTTAATATTAGTAGGCATTGTCCAAACAATCCAAGGTATATACTCAAGAAGCATAATACAAAAAGAAATACCTCAAGAGTATATTGGAAGAGTATTTTCTTTCTATAAAATACTTCTAACTGCTTTTGCAATCTTAGGATTAATAATCGCAGATCCTTTATATAAAGCTTTAGGAGCAGGAAATTCATTTTTCATTATAGTGCTTGTTTTATTGATTATATGTGTGAAACAGTTGCTTCATAAGGATAATAATTGTAATAGTAATAGTAATTTAGAAAAGAGAAACTTATAG